Proteins encoded together in one Deinococcus hopiensis KR-140 window:
- the rpoD gene encoding RNA polymerase sigma factor RpoD: protein MQEMLKAGRAAGVVSSEEIAAALSVALESAGLDPESAEAFEDMQLYLAGQNIEVQDEGEDEDDADLDEETEGAAPGAAANDDEEEKYFDDMPRAVSNDPVRQYLHEIGRVPLLTLEEEIALARRIEEGEEARKNLEETSDDLEDRARRRLMRQTEDGAAARQGLIEANLRLVVSIAKKYTGRGLGFLDLIQEGNQGLIRAVEKFEYRRRYKFSTYATWWIRQAINRAIADQARTIRIPVHMVETINKLTRTARQLQQELSREPTYEEIAEAMGPGWDAAKVEEVQKVSQEPVSLETPIGDEKDSFYGDFIPDENLDSPVDNAAKTLLSEELEKALSKLTEREALVLKFRKGLVDGREHTLEEVGQRFNVTRERIRQIENKALRKLKYHESRTRKLRDFLD, encoded by the coding sequence ATTCAGGAAATGCTGAAGGCGGGGCGCGCGGCGGGGGTGGTCTCCAGCGAGGAGATCGCGGCGGCCCTGTCGGTGGCGCTGGAATCTGCAGGCCTCGACCCCGAGAGCGCTGAGGCGTTCGAGGACATGCAGCTGTACCTCGCCGGGCAGAACATCGAGGTGCAGGACGAGGGCGAGGACGAGGACGACGCGGACCTCGACGAGGAGACCGAGGGCGCGGCCCCCGGCGCAGCGGCGAATGACGACGAGGAGGAGAAGTACTTCGACGACATGCCGCGCGCCGTGTCCAACGATCCCGTGCGCCAATACCTGCACGAGATTGGCCGCGTCCCCCTGCTGACGCTCGAGGAAGAGATCGCGCTCGCCCGGCGCATTGAGGAGGGCGAGGAAGCACGGAAGAACCTCGAAGAAACGTCCGACGACCTCGAAGACCGCGCCCGCCGCCGGCTGATGCGCCAGACCGAAGACGGCGCGGCGGCCCGCCAGGGACTTATCGAGGCCAACTTGCGCCTCGTGGTTTCCATCGCCAAGAAGTACACCGGACGTGGCCTGGGCTTCCTCGACCTGATTCAGGAAGGCAACCAGGGCCTGATCCGCGCGGTGGAGAAGTTCGAGTACCGCCGCCGCTACAAGTTCTCCACGTACGCCACCTGGTGGATTCGTCAGGCGATCAACCGCGCCATCGCGGACCAGGCCCGCACCATCCGCATCCCGGTGCACATGGTGGAAACCATCAACAAGCTGACGCGCACCGCCCGCCAGCTGCAGCAGGAGCTGAGCCGCGAACCCACTTATGAGGAAATCGCGGAAGCGATGGGGCCGGGTTGGGACGCCGCCAAGGTGGAGGAGGTGCAGAAGGTCTCCCAGGAGCCCGTCTCGCTCGAGACGCCCATCGGCGACGAGAAGGACTCGTTCTACGGCGACTTCATCCCCGACGAGAACCTCGACTCGCCTGTGGACAACGCTGCCAAGACGCTGCTCAGCGAGGAGCTGGAAAAGGCGCTCAGCAAGCTCACCGAGCGTGAGGCCCTGGTCCTGAAATTCCGCAAGGGCCTGGTGGATGGGCGCGAGCACACGCTGGAGGAAGTCGGTCAACGCTTCAACGTGACCCGCGAGCGTATTCGCCAGATCGAGAACAAGGCGCTGCGCAAGCTCAAGTACCACGAGAGTCGGACGCGCAAGCTGCGAGACTTTCTGGATTGA
- a CDS encoding nucleotidyltransferase domain-containing protein — protein MTFPAQLPEAASAHPFPLVFATVSGAHLYGFPSPDSDWDLRGVHVLPLARVLGLDAGEETHSLTRDDGQVELDLVTHDVRKFTALLLKRNGYVLEQLLSPLVVQTTPAHAELVTLVPGTLTRHHAHHYLGFTRNQWALLEKEDKPRVKPLLYAFRTVLTGLHLLRTGEVEPNLEVLNAEARLPFLTDLIALKREGREGEPLPESPAVYRAEHLRLVRELEEAREASHLPNAVPEGVSRVVSDWVVRVRVAGGGTER, from the coding sequence GTGACCTTTCCGGCGCAACTCCCTGAGGCCGCGTCCGCACACCCCTTCCCCCTCGTCTTCGCCACCGTGAGCGGCGCGCACCTGTACGGCTTTCCCAGCCCGGACAGCGACTGGGACCTGCGGGGCGTCCACGTGCTGCCGCTCGCGCGGGTTCTCGGCTTGGACGCGGGCGAGGAGACGCACAGCCTGACGCGCGACGACGGGCAGGTAGAGCTGGACCTCGTGACGCACGACGTGCGCAAGTTCACCGCCCTCCTCCTGAAACGCAACGGCTACGTGCTGGAGCAGCTCCTCTCGCCCCTCGTCGTCCAGACCACGCCCGCCCACGCCGAACTCGTGACCCTCGTGCCCGGCACCCTGACCCGGCACCACGCCCACCATTACCTCGGCTTTACCCGCAACCAGTGGGCCCTGCTGGAAAAGGAGGACAAGCCCAGGGTCAAGCCGTTGCTCTACGCCTTCCGCACCGTTCTCACTGGCCTGCACCTACTGCGGACGGGCGAGGTGGAGCCCAACCTGGAGGTGCTGAACGCGGAAGCCCGCCTGCCCTTCCTGACCGATTTGATCGCCCTCAAGCGGGAGGGCCGCGAGGGCGAGCCGCTGCCCGAGTCGCCCGCCGTCTACCGCGCCGAACACCTGCGGCTGGTGCGCGAGTTGGAGGAAGCGCGCGAAGCCAGCCACCTCCCGAACGCTGTGCCGGAGGGCGTGAGCCGGGTGGTGAGCGACTGGGTGGTGCGGGTTCGGGTCGCAGGCGGCGGAACGGAGAGATGA
- a CDS encoding AAA family ATPase produces MTGFGTFSPSGMTGRTLALVRALEAGSRVSFTEIRDVLAPAVHLLDRLEATPQDAEWHAEGNVAVHSALVVERAHELADEAGLTGETRAALILAAALHDVGKAVTTRREVDETGRVRLRSPRHARRGRDRLALTLPDAGLPTRLTLVVLALVATHHRLGRTVDDPSGRAVWGLARTAPLPLLVLLARADARGRVVAGGEAGDREEAATLLQVLAEEQGLWFTAGAALVFPDPYAAWADEVPRLLPSAPPELLHFALVAGKRDFEAGLIHTPHEAAARAYRAASGFPQFTVMCGPGASGKSTSATDFGDVVVSLDALRAQIGKGVSDQSVNGQVLQAAREEARVGLRAGRRVVWDATNLRVSGRAGVLGLGFDYGALTRVVTGWTPSGELPGRNAARLDPVPPGVLGTQLETLEWPEVGEAHELLFITPDGALHPPLEFCP; encoded by the coding sequence GTGACAGGTTTCGGCACCTTCAGCCCCTCGGGCATGACGGGGCGGACGCTGGCCCTCGTGCGGGCCCTGGAAGCCGGAAGCCGCGTCTCCTTCACCGAGATCCGGGACGTGCTGGCCCCGGCCGTGCATCTGCTCGACCGCCTGGAGGCCACGCCCCAGGACGCCGAGTGGCACGCCGAGGGGAACGTGGCCGTTCACTCCGCCCTCGTGGTGGAGCGGGCGCATGAGCTGGCCGACGAGGCCGGACTGACCGGCGAAACCCGCGCCGCCCTGATCCTCGCCGCCGCCCTGCACGACGTGGGCAAGGCCGTGACCACGCGTAGGGAGGTGGACGAGACGGGCCGGGTGCGCCTGCGTTCGCCCCGGCACGCACGTCGGGGCCGGGACCGGCTGGCCCTGACCCTGCCGGACGCGGGGCTGCCCACCCGCCTTACGCTGGTGGTGCTGGCCCTCGTCGCCACCCATCACCGGCTGGGCCGTACGGTGGACGATCCTTCCGGACGGGCCGTGTGGGGACTGGCGCGGACCGCACCGCTGCCGCTGCTCGTGCTCCTCGCGCGGGCGGACGCACGGGGGCGTGTGGTGGCGGGTGGGGAGGCTGGAGATAGGGAAGAGGCCGCCACCCTTTTGCAGGTGCTGGCCGAGGAACAGGGCCTGTGGTTTACCGCCGGCGCCGCGCTGGTGTTTCCCGATCCCTACGCGGCCTGGGCAGACGAAGTGCCCAGGCTGCTGCCCAGCGCGCCCCCCGAACTGCTGCACTTTGCCCTCGTGGCGGGAAAGCGGGACTTTGAGGCTGGCCTGATCCACACCCCGCACGAGGCCGCCGCGCGGGCCTACCGCGCCGCCTCCGGTTTTCCGCAGTTCACGGTGATGTGCGGTCCGGGTGCCAGCGGCAAGAGCACCTCCGCCACCGACTTCGGGGATGTGGTGGTGTCGCTGGACGCTCTGCGTGCCCAGATTGGCAAGGGTGTCTCGGACCAGAGCGTGAACGGGCAGGTGCTTCAGGCCGCCCGCGAGGAAGCGCGCGTGGGCCTGCGCGCGGGGCGGCGCGTGGTGTGGGACGCCACCAACCTGCGCGTCAGTGGCCGGGCGGGGGTGCTGGGCCTGGGCTTCGACTATGGGGCCCTCACCCGCGTCGTAACCGGCTGGACCCCCTCGGGCGAGTTGCCGGGGCGCAACGCCGCCCGGCTGGATCCGGTGCCGCCCGGCGTGCTCGGCACCCAGCTGGAAACGCTGGAATGGCCGGAGGTGGGGGAGGCCCACGAGCTGCTGTTCATCACGCCGGACGGCGCCCTGCATCCGCCCCTGGAGTTCTGCCCGTGA
- a CDS encoding RNA ligase family protein, protein MRTEYPSTPHLPWSPGLQKDDRQIASLHDLVGREIVVTEKLDGENTTLYRGDLHARSPDTRPHPSRTWVKALRGRLRRELPEGWRLCGENVYAEHSLHYDDLEGHFELFSVWNERNVGLSWDEVRTWAEYLGWPTPYELYWGSWNEAVLRAIRVDTGRMEGYVVRGAGEVPYADFSTRVAKWVRPDHVQTERRWLTRPVVPHGLKGEERR, encoded by the coding sequence ATGCGAACCGAATACCCCTCCACCCCCCACCTGCCCTGGTCCCCGGGTCTGCAAAAGGATGACCGCCAAATCGCCTCCCTGCACGACCTGGTGGGCCGTGAGATCGTCGTCACCGAGAAGCTGGACGGTGAGAACACCACCCTCTACCGGGGCGACCTGCACGCCCGCAGCCCCGATACCCGGCCCCACCCCTCGCGCACCTGGGTCAAGGCCCTGCGCGGGCGGCTCAGGCGCGAACTCCCCGAAGGCTGGCGGCTATGCGGTGAGAACGTGTACGCCGAGCACAGCCTGCATTACGACGATCTCGAAGGCCACTTCGAGCTCTTCAGCGTTTGGAACGAGCGCAACGTGGGCCTGAGTTGGGACGAGGTGCGGACCTGGGCCGAGTATCTGGGATGGCCCACGCCTTATGAACTGTACTGGGGCTCCTGGAACGAGGCGGTCCTGCGCGCCATTCGCGTGGACACCGGCCGGATGGAAGGTTACGTGGTCCGCGGCGCGGGTGAGGTTCCATACGCCGACTTTTCTACCCGCGTCGCCAAGTGGGTGCGCCCGGACCACGTGCAGACGGAGCGGCGCTGGCTGACGCGCCCGGTGGTGCCCCATGGCCTGAAAGGAGAGGAGAGAAGGTGA
- a CDS encoding response regulator, producing MTDPSVSLPFAPVRVLLVDDHAVVRQGLKLFLGLDPDIEVVGEAANGEEALTEAVRLGPDVVIMDLMMPVMDGIQATRQLRRTLPDTEVIALTSTLEEHKVNGAIEAGAISYMLKDASSDSLADAIHAAARGEVRLHPEAARRLVRDFRSVDMRESLTPKEVIVLQLIARGCSNRDIARDQQVSEATVKTHVSRLLGKLGLESRTQAALYALRHGLASLEEPV from the coding sequence ATGACTGACCCCTCTGTTTCCTTGCCCTTTGCTCCGGTGCGCGTGCTGCTCGTTGACGATCACGCCGTCGTCCGTCAGGGCCTCAAACTCTTTCTGGGCCTGGACCCCGACATCGAGGTGGTGGGCGAGGCCGCCAACGGCGAGGAAGCCCTGACCGAGGCCGTCCGCCTGGGCCCGGACGTGGTGATCATGGACCTGATGATGCCCGTGATGGACGGCATCCAGGCCACCCGTCAGCTGCGCCGCACCCTCCCCGACACCGAGGTGATCGCGCTGACAAGCACGCTGGAGGAGCACAAGGTCAACGGGGCCATTGAGGCCGGGGCCATCTCCTACATGCTCAAGGACGCGTCCTCGGACAGCCTGGCCGACGCCATCCACGCCGCCGCGCGTGGCGAGGTGCGGCTGCACCCGGAAGCCGCCCGCCGCCTGGTGCGCGACTTCCGCTCTGTGGATATGCGCGAGAGCCTGACGCCCAAGGAGGTGATCGTGCTGCAACTGATTGCCCGGGGCTGCTCGAACCGCGATATCGCTCGGGACCAACAGGTCAGCGAGGCGACGGTGAAAACGCACGTCAGCCGCCTGCTGGGTAAGCTGGGGCTGGAAAGCCGCACCCAGGCAGCGCTCTACGCGCTGCGGCACGGGCTGGCGAGCCTGGAAGAGCCCGTATAG
- a CDS encoding DUF4097 family beta strand repeat-containing protein, translated as MTVAQRTPPRPLLPVLSRIALGLGGVVAGAGVAWTGVHVQPTPGLNAVQTPVDLPLGGASAMTVYLESDRADLSVGGLPWPGRSALTARAWHRERNRLKVQSARQGGRLTLDLNLPVQAPDRGAIPLNRASLQHKLDALLARSVPLTLNTETYSGDAALDLHALRIWGLSTRTTLGNVRATLPERQSGPLTLVTVSGDVTLHASPAWRAPALRVNTESGDVTLDLGAARSEAVNIGTRSGDVTGTLPRADHASVTTGSGNLSVTVPEGASGTLDLRSEGGKVTLRLPPGLAARLRFTERTHLRGLPRTAVRQGNVVTLSREAGENPDLDLFLDADSVALAASTSSETPSPEGASYD; from the coding sequence GTGACCGTCGCCCAGCGCACGCCGCCGCGTCCGCTTCTGCCGGTGCTCTCGCGCATCGCGCTGGGGCTGGGGGGGGTGGTGGCGGGGGCCGGGGTGGCCTGGACGGGCGTACACGTGCAGCCCACCCCAGGCCTGAACGCCGTGCAGACCCCCGTGGACCTGCCGTTGGGGGGGGCATCGGCCATGACGGTGTATCTGGAGAGTGACCGCGCGGACCTGTCGGTGGGCGGCCTGCCCTGGCCAGGCAGATCTGCGCTGACCGCCCGGGCGTGGCACCGCGAGCGCAACCGGTTGAAAGTGCAATCGGCGCGGCAGGGCGGGCGACTGACACTGGACCTCAACCTGCCTGTGCAGGCGCCGGACCGGGGGGCCATTCCCCTCAACCGCGCCAGCCTGCAGCACAAGCTGGACGCCCTCCTCGCGCGCTCGGTGCCCCTCACCCTGAACACCGAGACGTACAGCGGCGACGCCGCGCTCGATCTGCACGCCCTGCGGATCTGGGGCCTGAGCACCCGCACCACCCTGGGCAACGTGCGCGCCACCCTGCCCGAGCGCCAGAGCGGTCCGCTCACGCTGGTGACCGTGAGCGGCGACGTGACCCTGCACGCCTCTCCCGCGTGGCGCGCGCCCGCCCTGCGCGTGAACACCGAGAGCGGCGACGTGACGCTGGACCTCGGCGCGGCCCGCTCGGAAGCCGTGAACATCGGCACCCGCAGCGGCGACGTGACGGGCACCCTGCCCCGCGCAGACCACGCCAGCGTGACCACCGGCTCGGGCAACCTGAGCGTCACCGTGCCCGAGGGCGCGTCCGGCACGCTGGACCTGCGTTCGGAGGGCGGCAAGGTGACGCTCAGGTTGCCCCCCGGCCTGGCGGCCCGCCTGCGCTTTACCGAGCGGACCCACCTGCGTGGTTTGCCGCGCACCGCCGTGCGTCAGGGCAACGTCGTCACGCTGAGCCGCGAGGCCGGCGAAAATCCGGACCTGGACCTCTTTCTCGACGCCGACAGCGTGGCCCTGGCGGCGTCCACCTCCTCCGAAACACCCTCCCCCGAAGGAGCCTCCTATGACTGA